A window from Bacillota bacterium encodes these proteins:
- a CDS encoding MFS transporter, which translates to MTDGRRLSKAVLPVPCGGVRPTEDRPGRGLRGAFSALRHRNFQLFFAGQLISLVGTWMDNVGQGWLVLQLTDSAWVLGVVSALQFLPFLIFSLVAGALVDRLPKRGLLVVTQTLLALIALTLGLLVLSGHVRVWHVLLLAFLIGTVQSFDNPARQAFIVEMVGREDLMNAISLNSSAFNGARLVGPAAAGLVIARVGVGWAFVLNAASFLPVIAGLLLMRLERRPAETVHASLLREVAGGLEYVRRTPLVLVTTLLVGVVSTFGLNFNVLMPAYVRFTLRAGPERLGYLMSALGAGALAGALVLALLSRHGPRREILLGGGLAFSLGVTVLGTLRHFLAAMLLLPAVGFAMILYIATSNSTVQVTVPNQLRGRVMSLYVMLLNGVAPLGSLLVGWLAQRWGAGAGFLVGGAVSLAAILAALALRRQWDPAAAPAAALSSRDARGGVV; encoded by the coding sequence ATGACGGACGGTCGCCGGCTGTCGAAAGCGGTCCTCCCGGTCCCCTGCGGAGGTGTGCGCCCGACGGAAGATCGCCCGGGACGGGGGTTGCGGGGCGCCTTCTCCGCCCTGCGCCACCGGAACTTCCAGCTCTTCTTCGCCGGACAGCTGATCTCGCTGGTCGGCACGTGGATGGACAACGTCGGCCAGGGCTGGCTCGTCCTGCAGCTGACCGATTCGGCCTGGGTGTTGGGCGTCGTCTCGGCGCTCCAGTTCCTGCCCTTCCTCATCTTCTCGCTGGTGGCGGGAGCGCTGGTCGACCGGCTCCCCAAGCGCGGGCTGCTGGTGGTCACCCAGACGCTCCTCGCCCTCATCGCCCTGACGCTGGGCCTGCTGGTGCTCTCGGGGCACGTGCGCGTCTGGCACGTGCTGCTGCTGGCCTTCCTCATCGGGACCGTGCAGAGCTTCGACAACCCGGCCCGGCAGGCGTTCATCGTCGAGATGGTGGGACGCGAGGACCTGATGAACGCCATCTCGCTCAACTCCTCCGCCTTCAACGGGGCGCGCCTGGTGGGGCCGGCCGCGGCGGGCCTGGTCATCGCGCGGGTGGGCGTGGGCTGGGCCTTCGTCCTGAACGCGGCCAGCTTCCTCCCGGTCATCGCCGGTCTGCTCCTGATGCGCCTGGAGCGCCGGCCGGCGGAGACGGTACACGCCTCGCTGCTGCGGGAGGTGGCGGGCGGGCTGGAGTACGTACGCCGCACCCCGCTGGTGCTGGTGACCACCCTCCTGGTCGGTGTCGTCAGCACCTTCGGCCTCAACTTCAACGTCCTCATGCCGGCGTACGTCCGCTTCACCCTGCGCGCCGGGCCGGAGCGGCTGGGCTACCTGATGTCGGCGCTGGGGGCGGGCGCGCTGGCCGGCGCCCTGGTCCTGGCCCTGCTCTCGCGCCACGGGCCGCGGCGGGAGATCCTGCTGGGCGGGGGACTGGCCTTCAGCCTCGGCGTCACCGTGCTGGGCACGCTCCGCCACTTCCTCGCCGCCATGCTCCTCCTGCCCGCCGTCGGCTTCGCCATGATCCTCTACATCGCCACCTCCAACAGCACCGTCCAGGTGACCGTGCCCAACCAGCTGCGCGGCCGCGTCATGAGCCTCTACGTCATGCTCCTCAACGGCGTCGCGCCCCTGGGCTCGCTCCTGGTGGGCTGGCTGGCGCAGCGCTGGGGAGCCGGGGCCGGCTTCCTGGTCGGCGGTGCCGTCAGCCTGGCGGCCATCCTGGCCGCGCTCGCCCTGCGCCGGCAGTGGGATCCCGCGGCGGCGCCGGCAGCGGCGCTCTCCTCGCGCGACGCGCGCGGAGGGGTGGTGTGA
- a CDS encoding GerMN domain-containing protein has product MAGRVGAALLALLFAAAACGGGAGAPAGVRPTAPAAPAALRPGGQPAGEPALVVYFLRGGGGGRPEPVPVRRPWPAGLPRGEALPHLRAAVEALLAGPTPEERAAGLASALPPGVRLLGARVERPVAVLDFSRELEESGGTLAVASLLDQIALTAASVEGVKGVELLVEGRRVGGEERPYTGEGFLFRRLLPPAGSRLVAGLAPEDALDLWIAAIPDREAMWRLMGPSLRARYGSAAAVDTAAWAEGLGSYRGYTLQAGEVRGGGTGTGKGRRVDVRLSGTATLEGTTESVVYVAHMIWSGGFWRFDGGERVR; this is encoded by the coding sequence ATGGCCGGAAGGGTAGGGGCGGCGCTTCTCGCGCTCCTGTTCGCGGCCGCCGCCTGCGGGGGCGGCGCCGGCGCCCCCGCAGGCGTGCGCCCCACCGCGCCGGCCGCGCCGGCTGCACTGCGGCCGGGTGGGCAGCCGGCGGGCGAGCCCGCCCTGGTCGTCTACTTCCTGCGGGGGGGAGGCGGAGGCCGGCCGGAGCCGGTTCCCGTGCGCCGGCCGTGGCCGGCGGGCCTGCCGAGAGGGGAGGCCCTTCCGCACCTGCGCGCGGCGGTGGAGGCGCTCCTGGCCGGGCCGACGCCGGAGGAGCGCGCGGCAGGGCTGGCGAGCGCGCTGCCACCCGGAGTACGCCTGTTGGGGGCAAGGGTGGAGCGGCCGGTGGCCGTGCTCGACTTCTCGCGCGAGCTGGAAGAGAGCGGCGGCACGCTGGCGGTGGCCTCGCTGCTCGACCAGATCGCGCTGACAGCTGCCTCCGTGGAGGGCGTGAAGGGCGTGGAGCTGCTGGTCGAAGGCCGCAGAGTGGGCGGGGAGGAGCGGCCCTACACCGGGGAGGGCTTCCTCTTCCGGCGGCTCCTGCCGCCCGCCGGCTCGCGCCTGGTGGCGGGGCTGGCGCCGGAGGACGCGCTGGACCTCTGGATCGCGGCCATCCCCGACCGCGAGGCCATGTGGCGGCTGATGGGGCCCTCGCTGCGCGCCCGCTACGGGAGCGCCGCAGCCGTCGACACGGCGGCCTGGGCGGAGGGCCTGGGCAGCTACCGCGGCTACACGCTCCAGGCGGGCGAGGTGCGGGGGGGCGGGACGGGGACGGGCAAGGGCCGGCGGGTCGACGTCCGCCTGAGCGGGACGGCCACGCTGGAAGGGACGACGGAAAGCGTCGTCTACGTGGCGCACATGATCTGGAGTGGCGGCTTCTGGCGCTTCGACGGAGGGGAAAGAGTGCGCTAG
- a CDS encoding ArsA family ATPase yields MQTLGQFLEEHPDLRFVFTGGKGGVGKTVSAAVLAYHFARQGKRTLLASLNPVHSLSSLFGQDLSGGQVKPVQGVDGLFAIEVNTEDAVQRYRESVSARIREFLRYADIPVDARPFIDIAMTNPAFEESAMFDKMTDMMLMQSGEYDRIVFDTAAVANAVRLIGLSKIYGLWLGRLIESRKEALSLRVQLSFRKEKVLEEVQRDPMMADLIAMSERFEKVKGLLVDPAVTAFFFVTLPLSLPISVVKRFIEMVRAYDIPVGGVVVNEVITRESLGETPDEYLRNKFAEQGGYLNTIQADLGPLVRAYLPLYPREVVGLKAVEQVAEDMFRPSQDLAAELPA; encoded by the coding sequence ATGCAGACTCTCGGCCAGTTCCTCGAGGAGCACCCGGACCTCCGCTTCGTCTTCACCGGAGGCAAGGGCGGGGTGGGCAAGACGGTCAGTGCGGCCGTGCTCGCCTACCACTTCGCGCGCCAGGGGAAGCGGACGCTCCTGGCCTCGCTCAACCCCGTCCACTCGCTCTCCAGCCTCTTCGGCCAGGATCTCTCCGGCGGCCAGGTGAAGCCGGTCCAGGGGGTCGACGGCCTCTTCGCCATCGAGGTGAACACCGAGGATGCGGTGCAGCGCTACCGCGAGAGCGTCAGCGCGCGCATCCGCGAGTTCCTCCGCTATGCCGACATCCCGGTCGACGCGCGGCCCTTCATCGATATCGCCATGACCAACCCGGCCTTCGAGGAGTCGGCCATGTTCGACAAGATGACGGACATGATGCTGATGCAGTCGGGCGAGTACGACCGCATCGTCTTCGACACCGCCGCCGTCGCCAACGCCGTCCGGCTGATCGGGCTCTCCAAGATCTACGGCCTCTGGCTGGGCCGCCTCATCGAGAGCCGGAAGGAGGCGCTCTCGCTCCGCGTCCAGCTCTCCTTCCGCAAGGAGAAGGTCCTGGAGGAAGTGCAGCGGGACCCCATGATGGCCGACCTGATCGCCATGAGCGAGCGCTTCGAGAAGGTGAAGGGGCTGCTGGTCGACCCGGCCGTCACCGCCTTCTTCTTCGTCACGCTGCCGCTCTCTCTGCCCATCTCGGTGGTCAAGCGCTTCATCGAGATGGTGCGCGCCTACGACATCCCCGTGGGCGGCGTGGTGGTCAACGAGGTGATCACCCGCGAGTCGCTGGGCGAGACGCCGGACGAATACCTGCGCAACAAGTTCGCCGAGCAGGGCGGCTACCTGAACACCATCCAGGCCGACCTGGGCCCGCTGGTACGCGCCTACCTGCCCCTCTACCCGCGCGAGGTGGTGGGGCTGAAGGCCGTGGAACAGGTGGCCGAGGACATGTTCCGCCCCAGCCAGGACCTGGCCGCCGAGCTGCCGGCCTGA
- a CDS encoding arsenical pump-driving ATPase GET3 gives MKPAGLRAYFDAHPEIRVAIFAGKGGLGKTTSSSSLAYYMATEKKRKTLLFSTDPQASLSDIFEQNFFGRGVIEVIPNLYVVEIDADRRVAEYQASVKQKIREMYGLEELPREIEEYIDSSSAEPSMYESATYDAMAELVAAGEYDMYIFDMPPFGHGVRMVAMAEILSKWVEKITEARSQVAEYEQVAASLKGERAQEDAMMAELVDIRRRITTFTDLITNQTSTGFFMVLIPEQMAILDTDRALSMFSELGIQLSGLIVNQVYPPELIEQPNLSEFLRNRLEGQRPYLQEIARKFGDHVLSVVPMYTREPKGLEMIAQASADLMDCKVAI, from the coding sequence TTGAAGCCGGCCGGTCTCAGGGCCTACTTCGACGCACATCCCGAGATCCGGGTAGCGATCTTCGCAGGCAAGGGCGGGCTGGGGAAGACCACGTCCAGCTCCTCGCTCGCCTATTACATGGCCACCGAGAAGAAGCGGAAGACGCTCCTGTTCAGCACCGACCCGCAGGCCTCGCTCTCGGACATCTTCGAGCAGAACTTCTTCGGCAGGGGCGTCATCGAGGTGATCCCCAACCTCTACGTCGTCGAGATCGACGCCGACCGGCGGGTGGCGGAGTACCAGGCCAGCGTCAAGCAGAAGATCCGCGAGATGTACGGTCTGGAGGAGCTGCCGCGCGAGATCGAGGAGTACATCGACTCCTCCTCCGCGGAGCCGTCGATGTACGAGTCGGCCACCTATGACGCCATGGCCGAGCTGGTGGCGGCCGGCGAGTACGACATGTACATCTTCGACATGCCGCCCTTCGGGCACGGCGTGCGCATGGTGGCCATGGCCGAGATCCTCTCCAAGTGGGTGGAGAAGATCACCGAGGCGCGCAGCCAGGTGGCCGAGTACGAGCAGGTGGCCGCCTCCCTGAAGGGCGAGCGCGCCCAGGAGGACGCCATGATGGCGGAGCTGGTGGACATCCGGCGGCGCATCACCACCTTCACCGACCTGATCACCAACCAGACGAGCACCGGCTTCTTCATGGTGCTGATCCCGGAGCAGATGGCCATCCTGGACACCGACCGCGCCCTCTCCATGTTCTCGGAACTGGGCATCCAGCTCAGCGGCTTGATCGTCAACCAGGTCTACCCGCCCGAGCTGATCGAGCAGCCCAACCTGAGCGAATTCCTCCGCAACCGGCTGGAGGGGCAGCGCCCCTACCTGCAGGAGATCGCGCGCAAGTTCGGCGACCACGTCCTCTCCGTGGTCCCCATGTACACGCGCGAGCCCAAGGGGCTGGAGATGATCGCCCAGGCGAGCGCCGACCTCATGGACTGCAAGGTGGCCATCTAG
- a CDS encoding carbon starvation protein A, translating into MTTPFWFVVAALVFYGIAYLGYGRWYDRNVWKPDPKRTTPAHMYMDGVEFFPASRYVLWGYQFKSVAALGPILGPFIALQYGWLPALVWIILGNFFIGWLQDYGAIMVSVRNNGRSFGPISYEFTGASGRSTLLGFILFYLQMISATFVFFIAQFWNTLPGTFAATIGVIITAVIVGQLMYKVRLNVGLTTLIGLLLVVLSIVAGVYLHTPADPFGPWSTPFWAALVGVFLFVASVLPLPTLIQPMNFISFFPTFIAVALIIIGGLLSPVFHVSLQQPAWKGFWSPNTGPLWPMMFLAIACGAISGWHSLVGSSTTSKQLDLESDAHPVGAGAMLSEGLVALASLAAYMVLAPGEITKNTTAWVAGAIRLTEGFLGGQGAVAFLSTFFGVSLVLYAITVQSLVTRFWRLISAEVAGQGRFAILGQKHVATFVGILIAWLFAVSGSWNNLWLYFGGSNQLLAGLALMLISIHLARTRSQSGWTFWPAMFMIVTTLLGLVYQTYIFAKAVYTGKTLVQPPLGTIPWAAHTLDAVFTLVGVMLIILGFRMASMTLRSYTASRAQPVGAVGQSATPAR; encoded by the coding sequence GTGACGACGCCGTTCTGGTTCGTCGTGGCGGCCCTGGTCTTCTACGGGATCGCCTACCTGGGGTACGGCCGATGGTACGACCGCAACGTCTGGAAGCCGGACCCGAAGCGGACCACGCCCGCCCACATGTACATGGACGGCGTGGAGTTCTTCCCGGCGAGCCGGTACGTGCTCTGGGGCTACCAGTTCAAGAGCGTGGCCGCCCTGGGCCCGATCCTGGGCCCCTTCATCGCCCTGCAGTACGGCTGGCTGCCCGCCCTGGTCTGGATCATCCTGGGCAACTTCTTCATCGGCTGGCTCCAGGACTACGGGGCCATCATGGTCTCCGTGCGGAACAACGGCCGCTCCTTCGGGCCGATCTCGTACGAGTTCACCGGGGCCAGCGGGCGAAGCACCCTGCTGGGCTTCATCCTCTTTTACCTGCAGATGATCTCCGCCACCTTCGTCTTCTTCATCGCCCAGTTCTGGAACACGCTTCCCGGCACCTTCGCCGCCACCATCGGCGTCATCATCACCGCCGTCATCGTCGGCCAGCTCATGTACAAGGTGCGGCTCAACGTCGGACTGACGACGCTGATCGGTCTTTTGCTCGTGGTCCTCTCCATCGTCGCCGGCGTCTACCTGCACACCCCCGCCGACCCCTTCGGCCCGTGGTCGACGCCCTTCTGGGCGGCGCTGGTGGGCGTCTTCCTCTTCGTCGCCTCGGTGCTGCCGCTGCCGACGCTCATCCAGCCGATGAACTTCATCAGCTTCTTCCCCACCTTCATCGCCGTCGCCCTGATCATCATCGGCGGCCTGCTCTCGCCGGTCTTCCACGTCTCGCTGCAGCAGCCGGCCTGGAAGGGCTTCTGGTCGCCCAACACCGGTCCGCTCTGGCCGATGATGTTCCTGGCCATCGCCTGCGGCGCCATCTCCGGCTGGCATAGCCTGGTCGGCAGCTCTACCACCTCCAAGCAGCTGGACCTGGAGAGCGACGCGCATCCGGTGGGCGCCGGCGCCATGCTCTCCGAGGGCCTGGTGGCGCTGGCCTCGCTGGCCGCCTACATGGTGCTGGCCCCCGGCGAGATCACCAAGAACACCACCGCCTGGGTGGCGGGGGCCATCCGCCTGACCGAAGGCTTCCTCGGCGGGCAGGGGGCGGTGGCCTTCCTGAGCACCTTCTTCGGCGTCTCGCTGGTGCTCTACGCCATCACCGTCCAGTCGCTGGTCACCCGCTTCTGGCGCTTGATCTCCGCCGAGGTGGCGGGCCAGGGGCGCTTCGCCATCCTGGGCCAGAAGCACGTGGCCACCTTCGTCGGCATCCTGATCGCCTGGCTCTTCGCCGTCTCGGGTTCCTGGAACAACCTCTGGCTCTACTTCGGCGGCTCCAACCAGCTGCTCGCCGGCCTGGCGCTGATGCTGATCTCCATCCATCTCGCCCGCACCCGGAGCCAGAGCGGCTGGACCTTCTGGCCGGCCATGTTCATGATCGTGACCACGCTGCTCGGGCTGGTCTACCAGACCTACATCTTCGCCAAGGCGGTCTACACCGGAAAGACGCTGGTCCAGCCGCCGCTGGGCACCATCCCCTGGGCGGCGCACACGCTGGACGCCGTCTTCACGCTGGTGGGCGTGATGCTGATCATCCTCGGCTTCCGCATGGCGTCGATGACGCTTCGCTCCTACACGGCCTCCCGCGCCCAACCCGTGGGTGCGGTGGGCCAGTCGGCGACGCCGGCGCGCTGA
- a CDS encoding YceI family protein, which translates to MSVTRTQVWKVDPVHTTVEFSVRHMMIATVRGQFNEVAGELRGDPADLAACEIEGVVQAASVDTREGDRDNHLRSADFFDAEHHPEIRFRSRRITPRGGDRYDVEGDLTIRGVTRPVTLELTFEGQIRDPYGHQRAGFTLEGKINRKEWGLNWNSLLEAGGVMVGDEVRLTVHVEAVLQEQA; encoded by the coding sequence ATGTCCGTCACGCGCACCCAGGTCTGGAAGGTGGACCCCGTCCACACCACCGTGGAGTTCTCCGTGCGCCACATGATGATCGCCACCGTCCGCGGGCAGTTCAACGAGGTGGCCGGCGAGCTGCGGGGCGATCCGGCCGACCTGGCCGCCTGCGAGATCGAGGGCGTGGTCCAGGCGGCCTCCGTCGACACGCGCGAGGGCGACCGCGACAACCACCTGCGCTCGGCCGACTTCTTCGACGCCGAACACCACCCGGAGATCCGCTTCCGGAGCCGCCGCATCACGCCCCGCGGCGGCGACCGGTACGACGTGGAAGGCGACCTGACCATACGCGGCGTCACCCGGCCCGTCACCCTGGAGCTCACCTTCGAGGGGCAGATCCGCGACCCGTATGGCCACCAGCGGGCCGGCTTCACCCTCGAGGGGAAGATCAACCGCAAGGAGTGGGGGCTCAACTGGAACAGCCTCCTGGAGGCGGGCGGCGTCATGGTGGGCGACGAGGTCCGCCTCACCGTCCATGTGGAGGCCGTCCTCCAGGAGCAGGCGTAA
- a CDS encoding MarR family transcriptional regulator, with product MRPPSPSPAGRGGPSSGRLQSVTEGRGRGTASERLAQALIDLWRLLRRRAHPARRGEMTPEQYWLLRRLEEGGPTSIGDLAAELGVTASTATIACKRLERAGLVVRRRQSSDERVVKVELTPAGLARLQGWRERLLRSLADLLEPLDPGEQESLASLVERVLERARQPERAAVGGDAGRAREG from the coding sequence ATGCGACCGCCTTCGCCATCGCCTGCCGGCCGCGGCGGGCCGTCGAGCGGTCGGTTACAATCGGTAACGGAAGGGAGGGGGCGGGGGACGGCCAGCGAGCGGCTCGCCCAGGCGCTCATCGACCTCTGGCGGCTCCTGCGCCGCCGGGCGCACCCCGCCCGGCGCGGCGAGATGACGCCCGAACAGTACTGGCTGCTCCGCCGGCTGGAGGAGGGCGGCCCCACCTCCATCGGCGATCTGGCGGCGGAGCTGGGCGTGACGGCCAGCACGGCGACCATCGCCTGCAAGCGGCTGGAGCGGGCGGGTCTGGTGGTGCGCCGGCGCCAGTCCAGCGACGAGCGGGTGGTCAAGGTGGAGCTGACACCCGCCGGACTGGCCCGGCTGCAGGGCTGGCGCGAGCGTCTCCTCCGCTCCCTGGCCGACCTGCTGGAGCCGCTCGACCCGGGCGAGCAGGAGTCGCTGGCCTCGCTGGTGGAGCGGGTGCTGGAGCGGGCCCGGCAGCCGGAGCGCGCGGCGGTGGGAGGCGACGCCGGCCGGGCGCGGGAGGGCTAG
- a CDS encoding phosphate-starvation-inducible PsiE family protein has product MGGSGGRSGWVRLMDWVEDALYMLVAALLVALATVTLVGAVRLFLRGPGPELVARVLDPLLVVMMLLELLHTVVVFIRTHVLDFEPLLVVALIASVRRILVLTVESLPGRVSDLAFRQGMAEYALDILFIGMLVWAIHYSRARRGDRAA; this is encoded by the coding sequence ATGGGCGGCTCCGGCGGGCGGAGCGGATGGGTGCGGCTCATGGACTGGGTCGAGGACGCCCTCTACATGCTGGTGGCGGCGCTCCTGGTGGCGCTGGCCACAGTGACGCTGGTCGGCGCCGTCCGCCTCTTTCTGCGCGGACCCGGCCCGGAGCTGGTGGCGCGGGTGCTCGACCCGCTCCTCGTCGTGATGATGCTGCTCGAGCTCCTGCACACGGTGGTCGTCTTCATCCGCACCCACGTGCTGGACTTCGAGCCGCTCCTGGTCGTGGCGCTGATCGCCAGCGTACGGCGGATCCTGGTGCTGACCGTGGAGAGCCTGCCCGGCCGGGTGAGCGACCTCGCCTTCCGCCAGGGCATGGCCGAGTACGCGCTGGACATCCTCTTCATCGGCATGCTGGTCTGGGCCATCCACTACAGCCGGGCGCGCCGCGGCGACCGGGCGGCCTAG